The following are encoded in a window of Gossypium raimondii isolate GPD5lz chromosome 13, ASM2569854v1, whole genome shotgun sequence genomic DNA:
- the LOC105783651 gene encoding uncharacterized protein LOC105783651 — translation MARTRITIFFMGLVLWCCLTKAEYMKYKDPKQAVHVRTRDLLDRMTLEEKIGQMVQIERSVASADVMNKYFIGSVLSGGGSAPSPQASPEAWINMINDFQKGSLATRMQIPMIYGIDAVHGNNNVYKATIFPHNIGLGATRDPKLVKKIGAATALESRATGIPYVFAPCIAVCRDPRWGRCYESYSEDPHLVDAMTEIVPGLQGDMPAKSSKGVPFVAGNKNVAACAKHYVGDGGTTKGINENNTVINWHDLLSIHMPGYYTSIIKGVSTVMVSYSSWNGVKMHANRDLVTGFLKNKLRFRGFVISDWEGIDRITYPPHANYTYSIQAAIGSGIDMVMVPYDYSSFIDGLTFLVKNNFIPMSRIDDAVKRILRVKFAVGLFENPLADNSLVDQLGRQEHRELAREAVRRSLVLLKNGHYADQPLLPLPKKTSKILVAGSHADNLGYQCGGWTIEWQGFSGNDLTNGTTVLTAIKNTVDSSTNVVYEENPDPKFVKSNNFSCAIVVVGEHPYVETKGDSMNLTIPEPGPTTIRNVCGALKCVVILMSGRPVVIEPDIDSMDALVAAWLPGSEGQGVADVLFGDYGFSGKLPRTWFKTVDQLPMNVGDPHYDPLFPFGFGLTTEPTKAY, via the exons ATGGCAAGAACAAGAATTACCATCTTTTTTATGGGACTAGTGCTTTGGTGTTGCTTGACAAAAGCGGAATACATGAAATATAAAGATCCGAAACAGGCGGTACATGTTCGAACCCGGGACCTTTTGGATCGAATGACATTGGAGGAAAAGATCGGACAAATGGTCCAGATCGAACGCAGCGTTGCTTCGGCCGACGTGATGAATAAGTATTTCATTG GGAGTGTATTGAGTGGAGGAGGGAGTGCCCCTTCTCCACAAGCTTCTCCAGAGGCTTGGATAAATATGATCAATGACTTTCAGAAGGGTAGTTTAGCAACCCGAATGCAGATCCCCATGATTTACGGGATTGATGCTGTTCATGGCAACAACAATGTTTACAAGGCAACAATTTTTCCTCACAACATTGGTCTAGGTGCTACCAG GGACCCTAAACTGGTTAAGAAAATTGGGGCCGCAACAGCACTTGAATCTAGAGCAACTGGCATTCCATATGTTTTCGCACCTTGTATAGCG GTTTGCCGAGATCCGAGATGGGGCCGATGTTACGAAAGTTACAGCGAAGATCCCCATCTTGTTGACGCAATGACAGAGATTGTACCAGGATTACAAGGAGACATGCCTGCTAAATCTTCTAAAGGCGTTCCATTTGTTGCTGGAAA TAAAAATGTTGCAGCTTGTGCTAAGCACTACGTAGGAGATGGTGGAACAACCAAGGGCATAAATGAGAACAACACAGTGATCAACTGGCATGATTTGCTTAGCATTCATATGCCAGGCTACTACACTTCGATTATCAAAGGTGTTTCAACGGTCATGGTTTCGTATTCTAGTTGGAACGGCGTTAAAATGCATGCTAATCGTGATTTAGTCACTGGTTTCCTCAAGAACAAACTTCGATTCAGA GGCTTCGTCATCTCAGATTGGGAAGGCATTGACCGGATCACGTATCCACCTCATGCTAACTATACCTACTCGATTCAAGCCGCAATCGGATCTGGCATTGACATG GTCATGGTTCCGTACGACTATTCCTCGTTCATCGACGGGCTAACTTTCCTTGTCAAAAACAATTTCATCCCCATGAGCCGCATTGATGATGCAGTgaagagaattttgagagttaAATTTGCAGTGGGTCTATTTGAGAACCCATTAGCAGATAACAGCTTAGTTGACCAACTTGGCCGTCAG GAACATAGAGAGTTGGCTAGAGAAGCAGTGAGAAGATCACTtgttttgctaaagaatggGCACTATGCCGATCAGCCATTGCTTCCCTTACCTAAGAAGACATCAAAAATACTTGTTGCTGGTAGTCATGCAGACAATTTGGGTTATCAATGTGGTGGATGGACTATTGAGTGGCAAGGGTTCAGTGGCAACGACCTTACAAATG GTACAACAGTCCTAACAGCCATAAAAAACACAGTTGATTCAAGCACGAATGTTGTGTATGAGGAGAATCCGGATCCCAAATTCGTCAAGTCCAACAACTTCTCCTGTGCCATTGTGGTAGTAGGGGAGCATCCATATGTCGAAACAAAAGGTGACAGCATGAATCTAACGATTCCAGAACCCGGTCCAACCACAATCAGAAATGTATGTGGAGCTTTGAAATGTGTTGTCATCTTAATGTCGGGGCGCCCCGTTGTGATAGAACCTGATATTGACTCCATGGATGCTCTGGTTGCGGCATGGTTGCCAGGAAGCGAGGGTCAAGGTGTGGCGGATGTTCTGTTTGGTGACTATGGTTTTTCAGGCAAGCTTCCTCGTACTTGGTTTAAAACAGTTGATCAACTGCCGATGAATGTTGGGGATCCACATTATGATCCACTCTTCCCATTTGGATTCGGCCTCACTACTGAACCAACTAAAGCTTACTAA